AACAACACCGATGGTCAGCGCGCCCATCTTCTTGGCGATACCTGCGACGACCGGGGCCGCGCCAGTACCGGTTCCGCCGCCCTCGCCGGCGGTGACGAACACCATGTCGGAGCCCTTGAGGGACTCCTCGATCTCCTGCTTGTGGTCCTCGGCGGAGGTGCGGCCGACCTCGGGATTCGCTCCGGCGCCGAGCCCGCGGGTCGCCTCCCGCCCGATGTCGAGCTTTGTGTCCGCGTCGGTGAACAGCAGCGCCTGGGAGTCGGTGTTGACAGCGACGAACTCGACGCCCTTCAACCCTTCTTCAATCATCCGGTTGACGGCGTTGACGCCGCCGCCGCCGACACCGACAACGCGGATCATGGCGAGGTAGTTAGCGGGAGAGGTCATGTGAGATGTCTCGCCTTTCAGGTAACTCATGATTAGTGGGCCTTACGTGGTCTCCATCATGGGCGAGAAATTCCGCAATTCATGTTTTTAGTCCGGCGTGTCACTACCCTCAACCTCAACTTTAGGGTTGTGACCTGGGGATTTAACGGACGGTGACCTGCTCTGGGTTCGTGACGTTGAACTCGCCGCCTTCGCGTTGCAAAACGACGTCGAGCGCCAGCGCCTTGTTCGCGTTGTCCTCGTTCGCCCCCCACACCACGGTTCGGTCGTCGGTCAGGTGCAGCACGAAGATGTGGGGTCCGCGCGCCTCGAGCGATCGCACCGCCTCGCGCCCCTTTTCGCTTATCGACGCCGCCACCTCGACCGCCGCAGCCAGAACCCCGTCTTCGCGCGCCGCGTCGCCGGTGATCTCCACCGCGCCGGCCGGCGGTTCGTCGACCGCGAAGACGTCTCCCGCTGAGTTGATGAGGTGGCTGCCTTCCCCATCCCTGACGAAGGCCACCGCGACGTGCTCGGTGATCTCGACCTCGATGGTCGAGGGCCAACTGCGAGACACCGTGGCGGTTTTCACCCACGGCACACCCGCCACACCCACGGCGGCGTCGTGGGTGTTGACCGCCCCCATGGGCATGCCCAGCGAGATCCCGGTTGCCGAGACGATTTGCTCGGGGGTGACCTGCTGCGCACCCTCGACGGCGATCGACTTGACGGGGACGGCCTGGGTCCGGGGCAACACGAGCGCGGCGACGATGAGGAGGATCACCGCCAGCAGGGCGCCGGCGGCGAGGCGGCGTTTGTTTCGGAGCATGGTCTAGCTCCCCGCCAGGGCGGCAAGGATGTCGTCACCGAGCATGGTCACCGTGCCGGCGCCCATTGTCAGTACGAGGTCCCCGGGCCGGGCCAGTTCCGCGACCGTCGCCGGCGCCGCGGAGAAGTCCGGTTCGTAGCGCACCTCGGTTGCCGCATCCATCTTCTCGATGATGATGCGCGAATCGACGCCCTCCACGGGTTCTTCGCGGGCGCCGAAGATGTCGAGGACGACGGCGGCGTCGGCAAGCGAGAGAGCAGTAGCGAACTCGTCGACGAACGCGAGGGTGCGCGAGTACAAATGCGGCTGGAAGCACGCAACTACGCGCCCACCGTTGCCCTCCGCACGCACCTTGTCGCGCGCGGCGGTGAGCACCGCGGTGACCTCTGTCGGGTGGTGTCCGTAGTCGTCGTACACACGGATGCCAGCGTAGGCGCCTTGTGTCACCTCGCCCTTGAGCTCGAAGCGGCGCCGCACGCCTGTGAAACCGGACAACCCTTCTGCGAGCTTTTCGGGGTCGGCGCCCGCGAGGGTTCCGGCAACCAGGGCCGCGGCCGAGTTGAGCACCATGTGGTGGCCCGGGATGGTCAGGCTGTAGCGCACCGTGCGCTCGACGTCGCCCACGCGCAGCTCCACCACGGCGGAGGTCGCGTCAGAGGATGCGACCACAGCAGCCGCCGGGATCCCGGGGTGGCGCGCGGCCGCATCCGCGGTTCCGTAGCCGACAACGTTGATCCCGCGCCGTTTGGCGCGCTCACCGCACGCGGCCGCGTTGTCGTCGTCGAGGCACACCACAAGATGACCGCCCGGTTGCACGCGGTCGGCGAAGTCGTCGAACACCTGGAAGTACGCCTCGTGCGTACCGAAGTAATCGAGGTGGTCGGGTTCGATGTTGGTGATGACGGCGATGTCCGGCTTGTAGCGCAGCAACGACGCGTCGGACTCGTCCGCTTCGGCGACGAAAGCGTCTCCGGCACCCTGGTGCGCATTCGTACCGGCCAGGTTGAGCTGGCCGCCGATGGCGAACGACGGGTCCTCCCCCGCGGCCTGCATGGCAACCACCGTCATCGACGTGGTTGACGTCTTACCGTGCGTGCCTGCGAGCAGGATCTGGGTCGATCCCTCCATCAGCTCGGCGAGCAGATCCGAGCGGCGGAGGACTGCGATGCCCTCCTCCGCGGCGCGCACCAGCTCCGGATTGTCTTTGGGGATGGCCGCGAAACTGGTCACCACCGCCGTCGGCAACTGCCCGGACAGCTCAAGGTTGGCCCGGTCGTGGCCAACGGCGATCGTCGCACCCTGGCTGCGTAGCGCGCGCACCGGCCTCGAATCCTTCACGTCGGAGCCGGTCACCACGGCGTGGCGGCTCAACAGGATGTGGGCGAGCCCGGACATGCCGGAACCGCCGATCCCAATCAGGTGGACGCGGGACAGGTCGGTGCTGGTCATGGCGGTGCTGTTTCCTCCGAAATGAGTGGGGCGGGTTAGCGGGAACGCGCGGAACGGGCGGTACGGACAATACGCTGCGCCAGTTCCCGGGCCACGTCCCCGGCGCCCGAATTCTTCAGCGCCGCGCGCATCGCGGCGTGGCGATTGGGGTTGCCGAGGATAGCGTCCACCTCCTGCACCAGACGGTCGGGTGTGAGCTCGGTGTCCTCAATACGCACCGCGGCTCCCGCGTCCACCAGGTGCGCGGAGTTCAGGCCCTGCTCACCGTTGCCGTGCGGCAGGGGAACGTAGATCGCGGACAGGCCTGCCGCGGCGTTCTCTGCCACCGTCATCGCACCCGAGCGGCACACCACAATGTCGGCGACGGCGTAGGCCGCCTCCATCTCGTCGATGTAGGGCACGGCGGTGTAGTGCTCGCGCGGCTGCGGCGCGTCGTTCTTGCGGCCGTAGGCGTGCAGCACCTGCCAGCCGCGCGCCGTGAGCTTGTCGACGGCACCCTCTAGCGCCGCGTTGATGCTCGCGGCGCCCTGGGATCCCCCGGTGACCAGAATTGTCGGGCGCGCGGGGTCCAGATCCCACATATTGTAGCCGTGGTCAGCTTTCTTGCCCTCGGGATCGTCACCCACGCCGGGGCGCACGGGGATGCCCACAACTTCACCGGCCATGCCTGAGTTGGCCACGGCGTTGAAGCCGGTTCCCCCGAGGCGCACTCCGAGTTTGTTGGCCATGCCAGCCAGCGCATTCGTTTCC
This window of the Corynebacterium qintianiae genome carries:
- a CDS encoding cell division protein FtsQ/DivIB; this translates as MLRNKRRLAAGALLAVILLIVAALVLPRTQAVPVKSIAVEGAQQVTPEQIVSATGISLGMPMGAVNTHDAAVGVAGVPWVKTATVSRSWPSTIEVEITEHVAVAFVRDGEGSHLINSAGDVFAVDEPPAGAVEITGDAAREDGVLAAAVEVAASISEKGREAVRSLEARGPHIFVLHLTDDRTVVWGANEDNANKALALDVVLQREGGEFNVTNPEQVTVR
- a CDS encoding UDP-N-acetylglucosamine--N-acetylmuramyl-(pentapeptide) pyrophosphoryl-undecaprenol N-acetylglucosamine transferase, giving the protein MADQLSVVVAGGGTAGHIEPALAVGEVLRDEFGVTVCALGTDKGLETAIVPARGFELHLVDPVPIPRKKPWLLPGVPLKLANSVRQTRRALQRSNADAVFGTGGYVAASAYLAARSLGIPFFVLETNALAGMANKLGVRLGGTGFNAVANSGMAGEVVGIPVRPGVGDDPEGKKADHGYNMWDLDPARPTILVTGGSQGAASINAALEGAVDKLTARGWQVLHAYGRKNDAPQPREHYTAVPYIDEMEAAYAVADIVVCRSGAMTVAENAAAGLSAIYVPLPHGNGEQGLNSAHLVDAGAAVRIEDTELTPDRLVQEVDAILGNPNRHAAMRAALKNSGAGDVARELAQRIVRTARSARSR
- the murC gene encoding UDP-N-acetylmuramate--L-alanine ligase, with amino-acid sequence MTSTDLSRVHLIGIGGSGMSGLAHILLSRHAVVTGSDVKDSRPVRALRSQGATIAVGHDRANLELSGQLPTAVVTSFAAIPKDNPELVRAAEEGIAVLRRSDLLAELMEGSTQILLAGTHGKTSTTSMTVVAMQAAGEDPSFAIGGQLNLAGTNAHQGAGDAFVAEADESDASLLRYKPDIAVITNIEPDHLDYFGTHEAYFQVFDDFADRVQPGGHLVVCLDDDNAAACGERAKRRGINVVGYGTADAAARHPGIPAAAVVASSDATSAVVELRVGDVERTVRYSLTIPGHHMVLNSAAALVAGTLAGADPEKLAEGLSGFTGVRRRFELKGEVTQGAYAGIRVYDDYGHHPTEVTAVLTAARDKVRAEGNGGRVVACFQPHLYSRTLAFVDEFATALSLADAAVVLDIFGAREEPVEGVDSRIIIEKMDAATEVRYEPDFSAAPATVAELARPGDLVLTMGAGTVTMLGDDILAALAGS